The following proteins are encoded in a genomic region of Burkholderia diffusa:
- a CDS encoding beta-galactosidase — protein MHLGVCYYPEHWPREQWARDARRMAELGLSRVRIAEFAWSRMEPEPGRYDWAWLDEAIDTLAGQQLKIVLGTPTAAPPKWLVDRHPEILPVGADGAVWQFGSRRHYDIASPVYREHCVRIADAMARRYGAHPAVIAWQTDNELGCHNTLPSYTRAALEGFRAWLAVRYGDIGALNRAWGNVFWSMEYRGFDEIELPRHTPTDANPAHLLDFRRYQSDEVARFHAVQVDAIRPHAPGRDVLHNFMGFFTEFDHHAFARGGLDVAAWDSYPVPRTEVLPLDEADKRRWARTGHPDVSAFSHDLYRGVGNGRMWVMEQQAGPVNWGPYNPVPHSGAVRVWTWEAFAHGAELVSYFRWRQYPHAQEQLHSGLNAPDDRLSPGGHEVARVARELAALDVGLVTGAREPARVALLFDYEADWMIRIQPHGADFDYQQHAFDWYRALRELGLDVDIVAADADVSRYALVVAPTLPVVTDRIAEQAARGDAHWLFGPRTGSRTAQFAIAPGLAPGKLRDVLPVRIGQVESLRPSLKPRVTFDGVDGHVLKWRDHVDMESATGIDVLAACDDGVPALVRRGRVTMATACFDHALLRAIVSRCARDAGLPVRALPDGVRLRRRGRVVFALNYGDAPCALPAPDGARFVLGGPELGAVDVAAWVEPD, from the coding sequence ATGCATCTCGGTGTTTGCTATTACCCCGAACACTGGCCGCGCGAACAATGGGCTCGCGACGCGAGGCGGATGGCCGAACTGGGCCTGAGCCGCGTGCGGATCGCCGAATTCGCATGGAGCCGGATGGAGCCGGAGCCTGGCCGCTATGACTGGGCGTGGCTCGACGAAGCGATCGACACGCTCGCCGGTCAGCAGTTGAAGATCGTGCTCGGCACACCGACCGCCGCGCCGCCGAAATGGCTCGTCGATCGCCATCCGGAGATCCTGCCGGTCGGCGCGGATGGCGCCGTGTGGCAGTTCGGGTCGCGCCGCCATTACGACATCGCGAGCCCCGTGTATCGCGAACACTGCGTGCGCATCGCGGACGCGATGGCACGGCGCTACGGTGCGCATCCGGCGGTGATCGCATGGCAGACCGACAACGAGCTCGGCTGTCACAACACGCTGCCGAGCTATACGCGTGCGGCGCTCGAAGGATTTCGCGCGTGGCTCGCCGTGCGCTACGGCGACATCGGCGCGCTGAACCGTGCGTGGGGCAATGTGTTCTGGAGCATGGAATATCGCGGTTTCGACGAGATCGAATTGCCGCGCCATACGCCGACCGATGCGAATCCCGCACATCTGCTCGACTTCCGCCGCTATCAGTCGGACGAGGTCGCGCGGTTCCACGCCGTGCAGGTCGATGCGATCCGTCCGCACGCGCCGGGTCGCGACGTGCTGCACAACTTCATGGGCTTTTTCACCGAGTTCGATCACCATGCGTTTGCGCGCGGCGGTCTCGATGTCGCCGCGTGGGACAGCTACCCGGTGCCGCGCACCGAAGTGCTGCCGCTCGACGAAGCGGACAAGCGACGCTGGGCTCGTACCGGCCACCCGGACGTTTCGGCGTTCTCGCACGACCTGTATCGCGGTGTCGGCAACGGGCGGATGTGGGTGATGGAGCAACAGGCCGGGCCGGTGAACTGGGGGCCGTACAACCCGGTGCCGCACTCCGGCGCGGTGCGGGTGTGGACGTGGGAAGCGTTCGCGCATGGCGCGGAACTCGTGTCGTATTTCCGCTGGCGGCAGTATCCGCATGCGCAGGAGCAGTTGCACTCGGGGCTGAATGCGCCGGACGACCGGCTGTCGCCGGGTGGCCATGAAGTCGCGCGCGTCGCCCGCGAGCTGGCCGCGCTGGATGTGGGGCTCGTCACCGGCGCGCGCGAGCCGGCTCGCGTCGCGCTGCTGTTCGACTACGAGGCCGACTGGATGATCCGGATCCAACCGCACGGCGCCGACTTCGACTACCAGCAGCACGCATTCGACTGGTATCGCGCGTTGCGCGAACTCGGCCTCGACGTCGACATCGTCGCGGCCGATGCCGACGTGTCGCGTTATGCACTCGTCGTCGCGCCGACGCTGCCGGTCGTCACGGATCGTATCGCCGAGCAGGCCGCGCGCGGCGATGCGCACTGGCTGTTCGGGCCGCGCACGGGCTCGCGCACGGCGCAATTCGCGATCGCGCCGGGGCTCGCGCCCGGCAAGCTGCGCGACGTGCTGCCGGTGCGGATCGGCCAGGTCGAGTCGCTGCGGCCGTCGCTCAAGCCGCGCGTCACGTTCGACGGCGTCGACGGCCACGTGCTGAAATGGCGCGATCACGTCGACATGGAATCGGCGACCGGCATCGATGTGCTCGCGGCATGCGACGACGGCGTACCCGCGCTCGTGCGGCGCGGCCGCGTGACGATGGCGACCGCCTGCTTCGACCACGCGCTGTTGCGTGCGATCGTCTCCCGTTGCGCGCGTGACGCCGGACTGCCGGTGCGTGCATTGCCGGACGGCGTGCGCTTGCGCCGGCGCGGGCGTGTCGTGTTCGCGCTCAACTATGGCGACGCGCCGTGCGCGCTGCCGGCGCCGGACGGTGCGCGCTTCGTGCTCGGCGGCCCGGAACTCGGCGCGGTCGACGTCGCCGCATGGGTCGAGCCGGACTGA
- a CDS encoding carbohydrate ABC transporter permease, translated as MYPMPVSRWGRPARWLYRLSLPCALALWLVPLLAVLVTSVRSTDEIMAGHYWDWPKQFALAENYGAALTQTPMLHYFANSILITVPSVAASILLASLAGHALANYRFRGNLVLLGLFVAGNFVPIQILMIPVRQIMLGVGLYNTVWALVLFHTAFQTGFCTLFLRNFIRELPFELIEAARVEGASEWAIYWRVVLPLVRPALAALAILVFTFVWNDYFWALCLTQGDDAAPITVGVAALKGQWTTAWNIVSAGSVLAALPSVLMFFAMQKHFVAGLTFGATKG; from the coding sequence ATGTACCCGATGCCCGTGTCCCGCTGGGGACGTCCCGCCCGCTGGCTGTACCGGCTGTCGCTGCCGTGCGCGCTCGCGCTGTGGCTCGTGCCGCTGCTCGCGGTACTCGTCACGTCGGTCCGCTCGACCGACGAGATCATGGCCGGCCACTACTGGGACTGGCCGAAGCAGTTCGCGCTGGCCGAGAACTACGGCGCCGCGCTCACGCAGACGCCGATGCTGCATTACTTCGCGAACAGCATCCTGATCACGGTGCCGTCCGTCGCCGCGTCGATCCTGCTCGCGTCGCTCGCGGGGCACGCGCTCGCGAACTACCGGTTCCGCGGCAATCTCGTGCTGCTCGGGTTGTTCGTCGCCGGCAACTTCGTGCCGATCCAGATCCTGATGATCCCGGTGCGGCAGATCATGCTCGGCGTCGGCCTCTATAACACCGTGTGGGCGCTCGTGCTGTTCCATACCGCATTTCAGACCGGCTTCTGCACGCTGTTCCTGCGCAACTTCATCCGCGAGCTGCCGTTCGAGCTGATCGAGGCCGCGCGCGTCGAAGGCGCGTCCGAGTGGGCGATCTACTGGCGTGTCGTGCTGCCGCTCGTGCGGCCGGCGCTCGCCGCCCTCGCGATCCTCGTGTTCACGTTCGTGTGGAACGACTACTTCTGGGCGCTATGCCTCACGCAAGGCGACGACGCGGCGCCGATCACGGTCGGCGTCGCCGCGCTCAAGGGGCAGTGGACGACCGCCTGGAACATCGTGTCGGCAGGCTCGGTGCTCGCCGCGCTGCCGTCGGTGCTGATGTTCTTCGCGATGCAGAAGCATTTCGTCGCGGGGCTCACGTTCGGCGCGACGAAAGGCTGA
- a CDS encoding carbohydrate ABC transporter permease, whose translation MSTSLSESAVRREAGPRRHARASLARRRNRAALLFVLPGFALFTVFVLYPIVSSIWLSFHHWDGMTPMTYAGLDNYRELLQSDTFYVALRNNVLWLVLFLAAPPLGLALALYLNQNVFGIRLVKSLFFAPFVLPGVVVGLVFSWFYDPTFGLLKLIVGHGIPVLGDPRYATYGVIAAALWPQIPFCMILYLTGLTGINGEIVEAARMEGARGFTLLWHVILPQLRPATFMAVVLTVIGALRSFDLISVMTGGGPFDSSTVLAYFMVDQAIKYYREGYSAAIAVVLFAIMLVYIVWQLRKLVRVES comes from the coding sequence ATGTCAACCAGCTTGTCCGAAAGCGCCGTGCGCCGCGAAGCCGGCCCGCGGCGGCATGCGCGTGCGTCTCTTGCGCGCCGGCGCAACCGCGCGGCGCTGCTGTTCGTGCTGCCGGGATTCGCGCTCTTCACCGTGTTCGTGCTGTATCCGATCGTCAGCAGCATCTGGCTGAGCTTCCATCACTGGGACGGGATGACGCCGATGACCTACGCAGGGCTCGACAATTATCGCGAGCTGCTGCAGTCCGATACGTTCTACGTCGCGCTCAGGAACAACGTGCTGTGGCTCGTGCTGTTCCTCGCCGCGCCGCCGCTCGGACTTGCGCTGGCGCTGTACCTGAACCAGAACGTGTTCGGGATCCGGCTCGTGAAGTCGCTGTTCTTCGCGCCGTTCGTGCTGCCGGGCGTCGTCGTCGGCCTGGTGTTCTCGTGGTTCTACGATCCAACGTTCGGACTGCTGAAGCTGATCGTCGGGCACGGGATCCCGGTGCTCGGCGATCCGCGTTATGCGACCTACGGCGTGATCGCCGCCGCGCTGTGGCCGCAGATTCCGTTCTGCATGATCCTCTACCTGACCGGGCTCACCGGCATCAACGGCGAGATCGTCGAGGCGGCGCGAATGGAAGGCGCGCGCGGCTTCACGCTGCTGTGGCACGTGATCCTGCCGCAGTTGCGGCCCGCGACCTTCATGGCGGTGGTGCTGACCGTGATCGGCGCGCTGCGCAGTTTCGACCTGATCTCCGTGATGACGGGCGGCGGCCCGTTCGACAGCTCGACCGTGCTCGCGTACTTCATGGTCGACCAGGCGATCAAGTACTACCGCGAAGGCTATTCCGCCGCGATCGCGGTCGTGCTGTTCGCGATCATGCTCGTCTATATCGTGTGGCAGCTGCGCAAGCTGGTGCGCGTCGAATCGTAA
- a CDS encoding ABC transporter substrate-binding protein: MRLRASRLLLALTIAAAFTAQTADAGTLKVNVAARGNQRATWQAVFDQFHKANPDVDLKISYVGEEAYKVQMSGWLATDPPDVLSWNNGERLAYFAKRGLIEDLSADWQKNGWYDTYAAVKQSSTYGGKLYSLPLGYDAYGLFYRKDLFEKAGIHGEPADWPQFLDACRKLKAAGIAPIAVAARDAWTLAAWFDYLDLRINGYAFHQKLMAGDVAYTDPRVRAVYAAWKKLIDDKYFIDNALSYDVDSLSPLIVNGQAAMTLMGTWYSAGLLSATRNPISFFRFPVIDASVPLAEDGPVNVMIVPAKAHNKADARRLLAFMGQPAVNGEFAKGMGQLPSNNKAPEPQDPISKIGFRTLATTPGGIAQFYDRDMTKEMADEGMKAMQQFLSDPTQLDAILQRLEQTRKRIYRK, from the coding sequence ATGAGACTTCGTGCGAGCCGACTGCTGCTTGCCTTGACTATTGCCGCCGCGTTCACTGCGCAGACGGCCGACGCGGGCACGCTCAAGGTGAACGTCGCCGCGCGCGGCAACCAGCGCGCGACGTGGCAAGCGGTGTTCGACCAGTTCCACAAGGCGAATCCCGACGTCGACCTGAAGATCAGCTACGTCGGCGAGGAGGCGTACAAGGTGCAGATGTCCGGCTGGCTCGCGACCGATCCGCCCGACGTGCTGAGCTGGAACAACGGCGAGCGGCTCGCGTATTTCGCGAAACGCGGGCTGATCGAGGACCTGAGCGCGGACTGGCAGAAGAACGGCTGGTACGACACGTATGCGGCCGTCAAGCAGTCGTCGACCTACGGCGGCAAGCTTTACAGTTTGCCGCTCGGCTATGACGCATATGGGTTGTTCTACCGCAAGGACCTGTTCGAGAAGGCCGGCATTCACGGCGAGCCGGCCGACTGGCCGCAGTTTCTGGATGCATGCCGCAAGCTGAAGGCGGCCGGCATTGCGCCGATCGCGGTCGCCGCGCGCGATGCGTGGACGCTGGCCGCGTGGTTCGACTACCTCGACTTGCGGATCAACGGCTACGCATTCCACCAGAAGCTGATGGCCGGCGACGTCGCGTATACCGATCCGCGCGTGAGGGCCGTGTACGCGGCATGGAAGAAGCTGATCGACGACAAGTATTTCATCGACAACGCGCTGTCCTACGACGTCGATTCGCTGAGCCCGCTGATCGTCAACGGCCAGGCCGCGATGACGCTGATGGGCACCTGGTATTCAGCGGGCCTGCTGAGCGCGACGCGCAACCCGATCAGTTTCTTCCGCTTCCCGGTGATCGACGCGTCGGTGCCGCTTGCCGAGGATGGTCCGGTCAACGTGATGATCGTGCCGGCGAAGGCGCACAACAAGGCGGATGCACGTCGCCTGCTCGCGTTCATGGGGCAACCGGCGGTCAACGGCGAATTCGCGAAGGGAATGGGGCAACTGCCGTCGAACAACAAGGCGCCCGAGCCGCAGGACCCGATCTCGAAGATCGGCTTCCGCACCCTCGCGACCACGCCGGGCGGCATCGCGCAGTTCTACGACCGCGACATGACGAAGGAAATGGCGGACGAGGGGATGAAGGCGATGCAGCAGTTCCTGTCCGACCCGACGCAGCTCGACGCGATCCTGCAGCGGCTTGAGCAGACTCGCAAGCGCATCTATCGGAAGTGA
- a CDS encoding ABC transporter ATP-binding protein — protein sequence MTAISLKDVSKRYGDHAPVLRDVNLEIASHEFCVFLGPSGCGKSTLLRMIAGLEDVTEGELRIGGARMNDTPPAERGVAMVFQSYALFPHMTVFDNIGFGLRIAGTPKDEIRRRVTEAARVLQLEALLDRKPKALSGGQRQRVAIGRAIVREPRVFLFDEPLSNLDATLRGQTRVEIARLHARFTQSSSVYVTHDQIEAMTLADRIVLLHAGDDVARFGSIAQAGAPLELYHRPANRFVAGFIGSPRMNFLPAVVEAGDAHGCRLRLEGTGETLTLRDRPLPRHVGSGARVTLGIRPEHLTVAASGDADQPAIVRDIALVEQLGEAAYVHLDQPGGMPLLAKLPGQAALRRGERHAFRMSPSRCHVFDEAGIALPAIHAEAAFA from the coding sequence ATGACCGCCATTTCATTGAAGGACGTCTCGAAGCGCTACGGCGATCACGCGCCGGTGCTGCGCGACGTGAACCTCGAGATCGCGTCGCACGAATTCTGCGTGTTTCTTGGTCCGTCGGGTTGCGGCAAGTCCACGTTGCTGCGGATGATCGCCGGGCTCGAGGACGTGACCGAAGGCGAGTTGCGGATCGGCGGCGCGCGGATGAACGACACGCCGCCCGCCGAGCGCGGCGTCGCGATGGTGTTTCAGAGTTATGCGCTGTTTCCGCACATGACCGTGTTCGACAACATCGGTTTCGGGCTGCGCATCGCCGGCACGCCGAAGGACGAGATCCGGCGTCGCGTGACCGAAGCCGCGCGCGTGCTGCAACTCGAAGCGCTGCTCGATCGCAAGCCGAAGGCGTTGTCGGGCGGCCAGCGGCAGCGCGTCGCGATCGGCCGCGCGATCGTGCGCGAGCCGCGCGTGTTCCTGTTCGACGAGCCGCTGTCGAATCTCGACGCGACGCTGCGCGGCCAGACGCGTGTCGAAATCGCCCGCCTGCACGCGCGCTTCACGCAGTCGAGTTCGGTCTACGTCACGCACGACCAGATCGAGGCGATGACGCTGGCCGACCGGATCGTGCTGCTGCACGCGGGCGACGACGTCGCGCGCTTCGGCAGCATCGCGCAGGCCGGTGCGCCGCTCGAGCTGTATCACCGGCCGGCCAACCGCTTCGTTGCGGGCTTCATCGGCTCGCCGCGGATGAACTTCCTGCCGGCCGTCGTCGAAGCGGGCGATGCGCACGGCTGCCGGCTGCGGCTGGAAGGCACCGGCGAAACGCTGACGCTACGCGATCGGCCGCTGCCGCGCCACGTCGGCAGCGGTGCGCGCGTGACGCTCGGAATTCGTCCCGAGCATCTCACGGTTGCCGCGTCGGGCGATGCCGACCAGCCGGCAATCGTCCGCGACATCGCGCTCGTCGAGCAGCTCGGCGAAGCCGCCTACGTGCATCTCGACCAGCCAGGCGGCATGCCGTTGCTCGCGAAACTGCCGGGCCAGGCCGCATTGCGGCGCGGTGAGCGGCATGCGTTTCGCATGTCGCCGTCGCGCTGTCACGTGTTCGACGAGGCCGGCATCGCATTGCCGGCCATCCACGCCGAAGCGGCGTTCGCATAG